One segment of Shewanella piezotolerans WP3 DNA contains the following:
- the edd gene encoding phosphogluconate dehydratase: MHTVVQSVTDRIIERSKDSRAKYLAALEDAKNRGVHRSALSCGNLAHGFAACNPADKSSIKQLTKANIGIVTSFNDMLSAHQPYGEYPDLLKQACNEVGSVAQVAGGVPAMCDGVTQGQPGMELSLLSREVIAMGTAVGLSHNMFDGALLLGICDKIVPGLLIGALSFGHLPMLFVPAGPMKSGIPNKEKARIRQKYAQGEVDREALLDAESKSYHSAGTCTFYGTANSNQLMLEVMGLQLPGSSFVNPDDPLREVLSKTAAKQVCRLTEMGTQYTPIGHIVSEKSIVNGIVALLATGGSTNLTMHIVAAARAAGVIINWDDFSELSDAVPLLARVYPNGHADINHFHAAGGMAFLIKELLDGGLLHEDVETVAGFGLKRYTQEPQIRDGELTWVDGQKTSLDSEVLTSLNSPFQANGGLKLLKGNLGRAVIKVSAVQEQHRIVEAPAVVIDDQNKLEAIFKAGELDKDCVVVVKGQGPKAIGMPELHKLTPILGTLQDRGFKVALLTDGRMSGASGKVPAAIHLTPEALDGGMIAKIHNGDLVRVNATTGELTLLVDEAELQARMPEKVDLQKTSYGMGRELFGALRASLSSPETGARSTSAIDEIY, translated from the coding sequence ATGCACACCGTTGTACAGTCTGTGACAGACAGAATTATTGAACGAAGCAAAGATTCCCGCGCTAAATACCTTGCGGCTTTAGAAGATGCGAAAAATAGAGGCGTACATCGTAGCGCATTGAGCTGCGGTAACTTAGCCCATGGTTTTGCAGCGTGTAATCCAGCTGATAAATCGTCTATTAAGCAGCTAACCAAAGCTAACATCGGTATCGTTACCTCTTTTAACGACATGTTATCTGCGCATCAGCCTTATGGTGAGTACCCAGATCTGCTTAAACAGGCTTGTAATGAGGTGGGCAGTGTTGCGCAAGTTGCAGGTGGCGTTCCTGCGATGTGTGATGGTGTCACTCAGGGGCAACCGGGGATGGAGCTGAGTTTGTTAAGCCGTGAAGTCATTGCTATGGGCACCGCGGTTGGCTTGTCTCACAATATGTTCGACGGTGCGCTACTGCTCGGTATTTGCGATAAAATCGTACCAGGCTTACTTATTGGCGCATTGAGCTTTGGTCATCTGCCAATGTTATTTGTCCCTGCAGGGCCGATGAAGTCAGGTATTCCTAATAAAGAGAAAGCGCGAATTCGTCAAAAGTATGCGCAAGGCGAAGTCGATAGAGAAGCGCTGCTAGATGCAGAATCAAAATCATATCATAGCGCAGGTACATGTACTTTTTACGGTACAGCAAATAGCAATCAGTTAATGCTTGAAGTGATGGGACTACAGCTGCCTGGTTCATCTTTCGTCAACCCCGATGATCCTTTACGTGAAGTGTTAAGTAAAACAGCGGCTAAACAGGTGTGCCGCCTGACTGAAATGGGCACACAATACACACCTATTGGCCATATCGTGTCTGAAAAATCGATTGTTAACGGCATTGTTGCACTACTGGCAACTGGTGGCTCTACGAATTTGACGATGCATATTGTTGCAGCAGCTCGTGCTGCTGGTGTCATCATTAACTGGGACGACTTTTCAGAGTTATCTGATGCGGTACCACTGCTAGCTCGTGTTTATCCAAACGGCCATGCTGATATTAACCATTTCCACGCTGCTGGTGGCATGGCTTTCTTGATTAAAGAGCTGCTCGATGGTGGGCTTTTACATGAAGATGTTGAGACTGTAGCAGGCTTTGGGTTGAAGCGTTACACCCAAGAGCCGCAGATCCGTGACGGTGAATTGACCTGGGTCGATGGTCAGAAAACAAGTTTAGACTCAGAAGTGCTAACCAGCTTAAACAGTCCTTTCCAAGCTAACGGTGGTTTAAAGTTACTAAAAGGTAACTTGGGCCGAGCAGTGATAAAAGTTTCTGCAGTACAAGAGCAGCATCGCATCGTTGAAGCCCCAGCTGTTGTCATTGATGATCAAAACAAGCTCGAAGCGATCTTTAAGGCGGGCGAGTTAGATAAAGACTGTGTAGTGGTTGTTAAAGGCCAAGGACCAAAAGCCATTGGCATGCCAGAACTGCATAAACTGACACCTATATTAGGTACCTTGCAAGATAGAGGCTTTAAAGTTGCACTGTTAACTGATGGCCGCATGTCCGGTGCTTCAGGCAAGGTGCCTGCAGCTATTCACTTAACACCTGAAGCGCTAGACGGTGGCATGATTGCTAAGATCCATAATGGTGATTTAGTTAGAGTCAATGCTACCACTGGGGAGTTAACTCTTCTCGTTGATGAAGCTGAACTGCAGGCAAGAATGCCTGAAAAAGTCGACCTACAAAAGACAAGCTACGGCATGGGGCGAGAACTTTTCGGAGCACTAAGAGCTAGCTTAAGTAGTCCTGAAACCGGTGCGCGCAGTACTAGCGCCATAGATGAAATTTATTAA
- a CDS encoding bifunctional 4-hydroxy-2-oxoglutarate aldolase/2-dehydro-3-deoxy-phosphogluconate aldolase codes for MLENNWLIQPQDIFNRSPIVPVMVINKIEHAVPLAKALVAGGISVLEVTLRTDCALEAISKIAEEVPEALVGAGTILNEAQLAQAVNAGAQFVITPGATTDLLKAAMAGTTPLIPGVASISEVMEGMALGYTNFKFFPAEASGGVNALKAFSGPLADIRFCPTGGITPSSYKDYLALKNVDCIGGSWIAPTDAMEQGDWDRITALCKEAIGAL; via the coding sequence ATGCTTGAGAATAACTGGTTAATTCAACCACAAGATATTTTTAATCGCAGCCCTATTGTTCCAGTCATGGTGATCAATAAGATTGAACATGCTGTGCCATTGGCAAAAGCACTTGTTGCTGGCGGTATTAGTGTACTAGAGGTGACTTTACGCACTGATTGTGCTCTTGAAGCCATTAGTAAAATAGCAGAAGAAGTGCCTGAAGCATTGGTGGGGGCAGGTACTATTTTAAATGAAGCACAACTAGCTCAGGCGGTAAATGCTGGTGCGCAATTTGTTATCACCCCAGGTGCAACCACAGATCTGCTAAAAGCTGCTATGGCTGGAACCACACCGTTAATACCTGGTGTGGCGAGTATCTCTGAAGTGATGGAAGGCATGGCACTTGGCTATACCAACTTTAAGTTCTTCCCTGCAGAAGCTTCAGGTGGCGTGAATGCACTTAAGGCATTTTCTGGACCGCTTGCAGATATTCGTTTTTGCCCAACCGGCGGGATCACGCCTAGCAGTTATAAAGACTATTTAGCCCTTAAAAATGTAGATTGCATTGGAGGTAGCTGGATTGCGCCAACAGATGCAATGGAGCAGGGTGATTGGGATAGAATTACAGCGCTATGTAAAGAAGCAATCGGCGCACTGTAA
- the eco gene encoding serine protease inhibitor ecotin, translating into MIFNSISNKKIRIFTLASGLLLGAATFSASATSPVKPSEVIQTMIKAQAYSAANYVSQETSKMFPAPKEGQVQHILTLDSLDNEADYMLEIQVGQTKMVDCNKHGLTGELKQLSVKGWGYNYYQVDSINEGPSTMMACFDKALTEQFLPIQGSLKIPYDSRLPKVIYLPENSQVRYRVWKVDAPFAYSGTKAK; encoded by the coding sequence ATGATTTTCAACTCAATATCTAACAAAAAAATACGTATTTTTACCCTAGCATCAGGCCTTCTTCTCGGCGCAGCAACTTTTTCAGCTAGCGCTACATCACCAGTAAAACCTAGCGAGGTGATACAAACTATGATTAAAGCTCAAGCCTATTCAGCGGCGAACTACGTCTCACAAGAAACCTCTAAAATGTTTCCTGCTCCAAAAGAGGGGCAGGTACAACACATATTGACGCTAGACTCATTAGATAATGAAGCTGATTACATGCTTGAGATCCAGGTAGGCCAAACTAAAATGGTAGATTGCAATAAACATGGTCTAACTGGTGAGTTAAAGCAATTATCAGTAAAAGGATGGGGCTACAACTATTACCAGGTCGATTCGATTAATGAAGGGCCAAGCACTATGATGGCCTGTTTTGATAAAGCATTAACTGAACAGTTTTTACCCATTCAAGGTAGCTTAAAAATTCCTTATGACAGCCGTTTACCTAAAGTTATTTATTTACCAGAAAACAGCCAGGTACGCTACAGAGTATGGAAAGTAGATGCGCCATTCGCTTATTCAGGCACTAAAGCTAAATAG